From the Hydrogenispora ethanolica genome, the window ACCTACCACGGCGGGGAATTCGCCGAGCCCATCAATCCGGTTCTCGTCAAGGATATGGAGGAAGGCACCGTGAACTCCGACGCCGCGAAATGGACTACTTTCGCCCTGGAGCGGTTCAAAGCCGGTTTGAAACTGGCCATGGTCAGCTGCACCAACTTCTCGGGCAACGGCCATTATACCGCCGCCACCTTGCGCACCGTGGCCCGGGCCTGGGAGGAGAAGGGTTTCGCCCCGGCCGGTTTTGTGAAGTATCTCTCCGATCCGGCGCAATTCTCCTTTCCGAACTGCATGATCGACCGGATCGCGGTGAATCCCGACGAGACCACCGGCGCAGTCATGGCCGGTCTGGGCGTCAAATCGAACCTGGTGGTGACGGAGCGCGCCCGCTATTGGGCGGTCGAAGATATCTTCCCCGCCGGACGGCCGCGCTTCGAAAAGGCCGCCGGCGTCTTCATGGAGACCAGCTATGAAGGGGTCAAACGCTACGAAGACATGAAGCTGCGCATCCTCAACATGAGCCATTCGGTCTTCGCCGGCCTGGGGGTGCTCCTGGGCTACCGCGGCACCTATAGCATCTATCGGGCGATGCAGGATCAGGATCTGACCGATCTGATCGGGCGGATCATCGAGATCGTGATCCAGACCATCGAGCGGCCGCAACAGATGGACCCGCGGGAGTTCGCCAAAGCCGCCTGGGAGCGGTTGAACAATCCCAACATCCCCGACGATCCGATGCGGATCGCCTTCAACGCCTCGGCCAAGATGTTGCCGCGCTTCATGGACACCTATTATGCCGGCCTCCACAAAGGTCTGTCCCGGGAACAGCTGGACCTGGTGCTGCTCCCGGTGGCCGGCTTCATCCGGTACGCCATGGGCCTGGACGATGAGGGCCAGCCCTACCGCCTGGAAGACGATCCCCGCAAAGATCTGCTGGCGGCGTGCGGTTCCCGGGCCAAATTGGGCGATCCCGCCTCGGTCGCCGCGTTTCAGGAGATCATCGCCAACCGGGGCATCATGGGCGAAGATCTTTATCAATTCGGCGACACCGGCAACCGGATGGCGGCCATGGTCCAAAAGATGCTGGCCGGCCCCGGCGCCGTCCGCCAGGTGGTACGGGAGTATTTGGGGAAATAATCCTTTCCGAATCAAGTTTTTCGGACGCAAAAGAGCCGGGGCCTAAAAACCCCGACTCTTTTTTCTGTTATTCCCCGCTCCGTCAGGCGGGCTGACATCATCCATGCGCCGCCCTTCCGGCAAAAAAATCCCTTAAAATACGCTATCGGGATTATAGTACCGCGCGGCGTTGGAACGGATGATCCGCGGCGAATCGACCACGGTCTTTTTTGGCGCCCTGCAGCCCGCCAAAATCGCCATTAACCGGTTGAAGCCCGCTCTGCCGATGATATCGGAATTATTCATGCCGGTGCATTCGAAATTAGTGCCGTCGATGATGGCTTTAATGGCTTCCTTCTGCCCGTCGACGCCGACGATGAAGATATCCTTTTCCCGTTTAGCATTCTTGATCGCGATCATCGCGCCCAAACCCATCGAATCATTCTCGCAAAGCACGGCGTCGATGTCTTTATGCGCCGCCAGGATATCCTCCATGACCTTGATAGCCTTTTCGGTATTCCATTCGCCCCAGCCGGTGGCCACCACTTTGATATCGGAATATTTCTTCAAAACGCTCAAAGCGCCGTTGGTGCGGGCCAATCCGATAGAGTTATCGGCCGGGCCGCCTTTGAGCAGCACCAAGTTGCCTTTACCATTCAACCGTTTTGCGATATACTCGCCGTTATTGACGCCGATCTGGTAATTGTCCGGACCGACCCAGCTGGTGTACTCGCCGCCTTTTAATTCCCGGTCGACCAGGACCACCGGGATCTTGGCCTTTTTCAGCGCGTTCAGAGCCGGAACATGCGATTCCAGGACGGCGCCGGAGATGATCACGCCCTTGACCCCTTTGCTGATCATATCTTCGATATCCGCCATCAACTTATCGGCCCGGCTTTGGGCATCGGTCACAAACAGCTGGATGTTGGGATAAACTGCCGCTTCTTCCTGAACCGCCTTGGACATTCCGGAGAAATACGGCGCGCCCAGCGTAAAATTGGCCATTCCAATCCTCAGCCTGTTACTGGCGGTAGCGGCGGAGATCGGATTGGACAGGGTTCCCGTGACCAACACCAGCACGCAAAGCAGGACAAAGAACAACTGATTCCGTTTCATCGAAGATTACCTCCCTTTTATTTTTGTTTACCCTTGCAGACAGCGAAAAACTTCCCTCTGTATCACCTCCGTTGTTCATCCTTCGAAGACCGGGTCTTTCGAGCGCGTCAGCGTTTCTCCTCGCGGCGGGCCACGATGGCGGCAATGATGATCAAGCCTTTGATGACTTGCTGCGGATAGGACTGGATATTCAATAAATTCATGATGTTGTTGATCAATCCCAGCGTAACGACACCGATCAATGTTCCGGGCACATTGCCGATCCCGCCGTTGAAGCTGGCGCCCCCGATGACGCAGGCCGCAATGGCATCCAGCTCAAAACCGGAACCGGCCATCGGCTCGGCAATATAGAGCCGCGAGGTCAAGACGATTCCGGCCAGCGCGGAGAGCGCGGCGCAGATCGTATAGGTCAACAGTTTAATCCGGTTCACCGGGATCCCGGCCAGGCGCGCCGCTTCTTCATTGTTCCCGACCGCGATGACCTCCCGGCCGAAAGTGGTCCGCTTCACGATGAAATGAATGATGAGCGCCACTCCCAGCATGATCAGCACCGGATAGGGAATGATCCCCAGGGTTCCCCCGCCGAGCTCGGTAAACCGCTCATTGGATACCTGAATGGGGGTTCCGTTGCTATAGATGAATCCCATCCCCCTGGCGATGGTCATCATCGCCAGGGTCATGATGAACGGCGCCATCTTGGTCTTGGTAATAAAGAAACCGCTGATGAGGCCGGGCAAGGCTCCCGCGATCAGCGCCAGGGAGACCGCCTGATACAACGGGAGTTTCAGTTGCAATCCCGCAACCAGGGCCCCCGTCAGCGCCAAAACCGAGCCCACGGAAAGATCGATCCCGCCGATGATAATCACCAGTAACATCCCCATGCTGATGATGCCGTTGACTGAGACTTGCTTTAAGACATTGATCAAGTTGTTTTGGGTAAAAAAGGCGTCAGAGATCAAGGCCGAGATCACGACAATGATGCCGAAGATGATATACATGCTGTAACGGTTCCAAACCTCCAGGCACTGCTGTCCGAATGGGATGCCTTGATTTTCCGAGGCAATGGTCGTTGTCTTAGTATTCATTCGCTCACCCCCATGGCGTGTGCCAAAATTTTTTCTTCGGTGGCTTCCGGCCGGTCGAATTCGGCGACGGTTGCGCCTTCGCGCATTACGATGATCCGATCGCTCAAGCCCAGGATCTCCGGGAGGACGCTGGAGATCAGCATCACCGCTTTGCCGCGCGCCGCCAGTTCCGCCACGAAATGATAGATCTCGACCATCGTGCCCACATCCACTCCCCAGGTCGGCTGATCGAGGATGATCACCTTGGACTCGGTCAATAGCCACTTGGCTAGAGCTACTTTTTGCTGGTTGCCGCCGCTGAGCTGTTTTACCAGTTTCCGCGGCTCATTCGGTTTTACGGCCAACTTTTGAATCACCCGGTTCACCGCCGCCGCTTCCCTGGACTCCGATAGAACCGCCAATTTGCTGAACTGCGACAGACTGGCGGCGCTGACGTTATGTTCGATGCTCACATCCGGAAAGAGTCCGTCTTTCTTGCGATCTTCCGTGAGGAAAGCGAGTCCGGCGGCAATAGCTTCGCGGGGCGAGCGAAATGAGACCGGTTTGCCGTCGAGCATCATGCTTCCGGCGCTTGTCCGGTCCGCTCCGAAGACGCAGCGGGCCACTTCGGTCCGGCCGCTTCCCACCAGCCCGGCGAATCCCAGGATCTCGCCTTCATGCAACGTGAAATTGACGTGGTGGATCCGATTCTCCCCCGCCAAATCCCGCACTTCCAGGATGGGCCGGCCTCTTTGGCGAATGCGCTTCGGATAGAGATCTCCCAACTCCCTTCCCACCATCAATTGAATCAGCTCATCCTTGGTGGTGGACGCCGTCGGACGGGTATCGACCACTTGCCCGTCCTTTAGGATTGTGACCCGGTCGGCCAGGGTAAAAATCTCCTCCAGATGATGCGAGATGAAGATAATTCCGGTTCCGGACTGCCGTAACCTCCGGACCACCCCAAAAAGACGTTGCGTCTCTTCCTCCTCCAGCACCGCGGTGGGTTCGTCCAGGATCAGGAGCCGTGGTTGCTCGGCCACCGCCTTGGCGATCTCCAGCATCTGTTTTTCGGCGACTCCCAGGCTATTGAGGGGCTTCCGGACATCCAACTGAAACCCGATCCCTTGCAACAGCTCTTCCGCCCTGCGGTAGCACGCCTTCCAATCCACCAGGCCCGGCAGTCTCGAATGCCAGCGGCCCACCAACAGATTCTCCCCTACCGTAATGTTGGGGAATAGACTGAAATCTTGGTACACCACCCGGATTCCCAGCCGCTGGGCAGCCGCCGGCTCCTGCAGTTCAATTTTTTTGCCGTCCAGACGAATTTCGCCGCTGTCCTTGCGCACCGCGCCCGCCAGGATCTTGATGAGCGTCGATTTTCCGGCGCCGTTCTCCCCGACCAGCGCATGAATCTCGCCGGCGTGGACCTGAAAATCCACATTCCGCAAGGCGATGGTGGCGCCGTAACGCTTGGTGATTTGATGGGTGGCCAGGACCGGTAGGACCGGAGTTTCTTGCACGGCTGTTTCCATTCTCAAAACCTCCTATGCACTGGGGAAAACATTATGAAAGATCACGCTTTTCAGCTCGGTCATTTCTTCGATGGTATGATGGATCCCCTCCCGCCCTTTGCCGCTCAGCTTGACGCCGCCGAAGGGCAGGTTGGCGGCGCGCAAGGCGCCGGTCCAGTTGACCACCACTCCCCCCGCTTGGAGTCTCATGGCAAAATCGATGGCGCGCGAGATATCCCGGGTGAAGATTCCCGCCTGCAACCCATAAGCGCTGTCATTAGCGAGTTGCAACGCTTCCGCCTCGGTCCGGAAACCGATCAGCGGCACCACCGGCCCGAATACTTCTTCTCGAAACACGGCCATCTCCCGCGTGACAGCGCTCAGAACGGTCGGACTGTAAAAATTGCCGTTGCGGCTGGCGCCGAGCAATACCCGGGCGCCTTGGGCGATCGTCCGGTTTACAATCTCCTCGACTTCCTTCGCGGCGGTCTCATGAATCAGCGGTCCGACATCCGTCGCCGGATCCAGCGCGTCGCCGACTGTCAACTGCGATGCCCGCCGGAGCAACAATTGGGTGAACTGCTCGCGAACCTCCTCTTGGATCAGAACCCGCTTGACCGCGCAGCAGATCTGACCGTTGCCCCGGGCCAGTCTCCCCAGGACAACCGCTTCGGCTGCTTTCTCCAGATCGGCGTCGGCGAAGACCACGCTGACGTCGTTTCCTCCCAGTTCCATCGTGACCCGCTTAATGGTCTGGGCCGCCAGTTCACTGACGCGCTGTCCGGTACGGGTACTGGCGGTGATGGTAATCAGATCCACCACCGGGCTGCTGGCCAGGGCTTCCCCGACCACCGAGCCGGGCCCGGTAATCATTTGAAAACCATCGGCCGGCACTCCCGCTGCGAGCATGAGTTCGGCGATGCGCAGCAACGTCAACGGGCACGCCTCCGGAGGCTTGACGATCAGCGCATTGCCGGCGGCCAGCGCCGGAGCGGCTTTATGCGCGAATAACTCCACCGGATAATTGAAAGGGACGATCGCCGCCACCACCCCAATGGGCTGGCGGACAGTATATGAAAAATGGCGCTCGTTGCCGGGCTGCGCGTCCATGGGGATCACTTCGCCGATGATCCGTTTCGCTTCTTCGGCGAAACCTTCGAAGATGTAGGCCGTGCATTGAATCTCTTCGCTGGTCTGCCGCAACGGTTTGCCGTTCTCCCTCGCCAGCAAGGCGGCCAGTTCCGTCTGGTTCTCCCATATCAACTCCGAAGACCTCTTTAGCATTTGATACCGCTGATATGAGGAGAGTCCTCTCATAACCGTTTTTCCGGCATCGGCCGCTTTTAATGAATTCTCTACATCCTCCGCTGTCGCCAGCGGAACGGAATCAATGGCTTCGCCCGTCGAGGGATTGATCACATTCCGGCGTCTTCCGTCCGAAGCCTCGCACCATTTGCCTCCCATCAGTATCTTCATCAACCGAACCTCCTATTGTATACGTATACATTACAATATATGTATTCGCTTGACCGAATTTTTTTCCTGCTAATTCTAAAAAATTATGAAAATTTTGTAATAATTTTGGGACATTACGGACTTGATATTCTGAAAAAACGGGCGGAATTATGTTTTAATGGGGAAAAACCGAATCAATTATAATTTCAATTTTGAGGGTCAGTCTTTGATAAAATCAGAACTACCTTAGTCTTGCACCTCCGGATAGATAATGCCGCAAAGCGTCTGTATACGATTACATTGATGGCGAATGCTTGGGCTGAGCGCAAGATGAACGGATTTGAAGCGCCGTTGGCAAGACCACCTGCCGGACCGGTCGCTCCGAATTTCCGGTCAGGCGCTCGAATAACATTTCCGCGGCGCTCCTCCCCATCTCCGAGGTAGGGCGGTTAATCAAGGTGATCGGCGGCGAAAGATATCCGGCCAGTGAAAAATCGTCAAATCCCAGCAAAGAAACGTCTTTGGGAATCGCCATTCTGGCATCGGCCAATGCTTTATAAGCCCCCATCGTCATTAGGTTGTTCGCCGCAAAAATCGCAGTCGGCGGGGCGGGGAGCCGCATCAGTTCCTGGGCGCCCAAATATCCGCCTTCTTCGATGGCATTGCCGTTCACGATATATTCCTCGAGGACTTCCAGACCCGCTTCCTGCATGGCCAGGCGATAGCCGTTCAAGCGTTCTTCGCCCAGTGAAATATCGGTCGGCACATGGATAATGGCGATCCTGGCGTGCCCGAGCCGTTTTAGATACTCAATTCCTTGGGCGACCCCTCCGGCGTTGTCAATGGTCACACTGTCGTATTCCCCGCCGGTCGTCAAACGGTCGATCAGAACCACCGGAATGTTCATCGCTTGAAACTTGGCCAGTTGCTCGCTGTCCCGGGTGACCAAGATAGCCAACAATCCATCGACCCGTTGTTTGAGGAGCGTTTCCAGGGCGGCTTCCTCCCGCAACCGGTCCTCACTGGTGTTTTGGATGATCATGTTATACCTGTATTTGGCGCAAACCGCTTCGATGCCCGAGAGTACCGCCGGAAAGAACGGGTTGGAGATATCCGGCACTAAAAAGCCGATGGTCTTCGTATTGGCCATTTTAAGGCTCCGGGCGATGACATTCTGTACATAACCATGCTTGGCGATGACTTCGTTCACCCGTGCCGCCGTCTCCGGGGACACACTGGGATCATGGTTGATCACTCTGGAAACCGTCGCCGATGAAACACCCGCCAGTTTTGCAATCTCGCGCTGATTCAAATGATTACGCTCCCATTCAAGGATTATCGCTCAATCCAACAATCTATTGCAAAATCATATCACATATTCAAACGACTATCAATTTTCCTTTGGGCAGCTGAAGCAACTTCCTTGGCTTATCCAGGCCGCGCACGGCTAAGCGTTGTTGAAATGAGTCTTCGGAAAGTTTGGGAAGCTCCCGGCCGGCCAGCGTTTTTCAGTTGCGAACCGGGTCTCCAATTACTTTCTATTATTTTCCTCCTTTTCCTGCCGAGAACCCCAAATCAGAAGCGGCGCTCCGATTTTTCCGGCGTCACGGAGCCGATCCCGCATTTCCGGGAACCTTCCCCAAGCGCTTATAAAAAAACCTGCACTCATCCGGCAGGTTCGATCCATTACGAAACGATTAA encodes:
- a CDS encoding substrate-binding domain-containing protein translates to MKRNQLFFVLLCVLVLVTGTLSNPISAATASNRLRIGMANFTLGAPYFSGMSKAVQEEAAVYPNIQLFVTDAQSRADKLMADIEDMISKGVKGVIISGAVLESHVPALNALKKAKIPVVLVDRELKGGEYTSWVGPDNYQIGVNNGEYIAKRLNGKGNLVLLKGGPADNSIGLARTNGALSVLKKYSDIKVVATGWGEWNTEKAIKVMEDILAAHKDIDAVLCENDSMGLGAMIAIKNAKREKDIFIVGVDGQKEAIKAIIDGTNFECTGMNNSDIIGRAGFNRLMAILAGCRAPKKTVVDSPRIIRSNAARYYNPDSVF
- a CDS encoding ABC transporter permease, which gives rise to MNTKTTTIASENQGIPFGQQCLEVWNRYSMYIIFGIIVVISALISDAFFTQNNLINVLKQVSVNGIISMGMLLVIIIGGIDLSVGSVLALTGALVAGLQLKLPLYQAVSLALIAGALPGLISGFFITKTKMAPFIMTLAMMTIARGMGFIYSNGTPIQVSNERFTELGGGTLGIIPYPVLIMLGVALIIHFIVKRTTFGREVIAVGNNEEAARLAGIPVNRIKLLTYTICAALSALAGIVLTSRLYIAEPMAGSGFELDAIAACVIGGASFNGGIGNVPGTLIGVVTLGLINNIMNLLNIQSYPQQVIKGLIIIAAIVARREEKR
- a CDS encoding sugar ABC transporter ATP-binding protein, translating into METAVQETPVLPVLATHQITKRYGATIALRNVDFQVHAGEIHALVGENGAGKSTLIKILAGAVRKDSGEIRLDGKKIELQEPAAAQRLGIRVVYQDFSLFPNITVGENLLVGRWHSRLPGLVDWKACYRRAEELLQGIGFQLDVRKPLNSLGVAEKQMLEIAKAVAEQPRLLILDEPTAVLEEEETQRLFGVVRRLRQSGTGIIFISHHLEEIFTLADRVTILKDGQVVDTRPTASTTKDELIQLMVGRELGDLYPKRIRQRGRPILEVRDLAGENRIHHVNFTLHEGEILGFAGLVGSGRTEVARCVFGADRTSAGSMMLDGKPVSFRSPREAIAAGLAFLTEDRKKDGLFPDVSIEHNVSAASLSQFSKLAVLSESREAAAVNRVIQKLAVKPNEPRKLVKQLSGGNQQKVALAKWLLTESKVIILDQPTWGVDVGTMVEIYHFVAELAARGKAVMLISSVLPEILGLSDRIIVMREGATVAEFDRPEATEEKILAHAMGVSE
- a CDS encoding aldehyde dehydrogenase family protein: MKILMGGKWCEASDGRRRNVINPSTGEAIDSVPLATAEDVENSLKAADAGKTVMRGLSSYQRYQMLKRSSELIWENQTELAALLARENGKPLRQTSEEIQCTAYIFEGFAEEAKRIIGEVIPMDAQPGNERHFSYTVRQPIGVVAAIVPFNYPVELFAHKAAPALAAGNALIVKPPEACPLTLLRIAELMLAAGVPADGFQMITGPGSVVGEALASSPVVDLITITASTRTGQRVSELAAQTIKRVTMELGGNDVSVVFADADLEKAAEAVVLGRLARGNGQICCAVKRVLIQEEVREQFTQLLLRRASQLTVGDALDPATDVGPLIHETAAKEVEEIVNRTIAQGARVLLGASRNGNFYSPTVLSAVTREMAVFREEVFGPVVPLIGFRTEAEALQLANDSAYGLQAGIFTRDISRAIDFAMRLQAGGVVVNWTGALRAANLPFGGVKLSGKGREGIHHTIEEMTELKSVIFHNVFPSA
- a CDS encoding LacI family DNA-binding transcriptional regulator, with translation MNQREIAKLAGVSSATVSRVINHDPSVSPETAARVNEVIAKHGYVQNVIARSLKMANTKTIGFLVPDISNPFFPAVLSGIEAVCAKYRYNMIIQNTSEDRLREEAALETLLKQRVDGLLAILVTRDSEQLAKFQAMNIPVVLIDRLTTGGEYDSVTIDNAGGVAQGIEYLKRLGHARIAIIHVPTDISLGEERLNGYRLAMQEAGLEVLEEYIVNGNAIEEGGYLGAQELMRLPAPPTAIFAANNLMTMGAYKALADARMAIPKDVSLLGFDDFSLAGYLSPPITLINRPTSEMGRSAAEMLFERLTGNSERPVRQVVLPTALQIRSSCAQPKHSPSM